A single window of Sporosarcina sp. FSL W7-1349 DNA harbors:
- a CDS encoding TrmH family RNA methyltransferase has translation MKRIESTQNSLVKYWKKLVTTRKERDKSGEFLVEGFHLAEEALRKEGTVLHLIVREDVELPASWDVNQIQLIEITKAVANEIAETEQSQGVYAHCRQPEVRMDEKDAWDKFLFVDAVQDPGNIGTILRTADAAGIDAVILGKGAADPYNPKTVRSAQGSHFHIPIIREDLHDWISYAKNRGIPVIGTGLENANEHYQLGALPAFCLLVGNEGSGVNPEFLKEADEIVKIPLYGQAESLNVAVATGILLYTVGRR, from the coding sequence ATGAAACGCATAGAATCCACCCAGAACTCCCTTGTGAAATATTGGAAGAAACTTGTAACAACCCGAAAAGAGCGTGATAAATCGGGCGAGTTTCTCGTCGAAGGGTTTCACTTGGCAGAAGAGGCATTACGAAAAGAAGGGACCGTGCTGCACCTTATCGTACGGGAAGATGTGGAGCTGCCCGCGAGCTGGGATGTAAACCAGATTCAACTCATTGAAATTACAAAAGCAGTCGCCAATGAAATTGCGGAGACGGAGCAGTCGCAAGGTGTCTATGCCCATTGTCGCCAACCCGAGGTACGTATGGATGAAAAAGACGCGTGGGACAAGTTTTTGTTTGTGGATGCAGTTCAAGATCCGGGAAATATCGGAACTATTCTACGAACAGCGGACGCTGCCGGCATAGATGCGGTCATTTTAGGGAAAGGGGCGGCGGATCCTTACAATCCAAAAACAGTGCGATCGGCTCAAGGCTCCCATTTTCACATCCCCATCATTCGAGAGGATTTGCATGATTGGATTTCCTATGCAAAAAATCGCGGTATTCCGGTCATTGGAACGGGATTGGAAAATGCCAACGAACATTATCAGTTGGGGGCGCTGCCCGCCTTTTGCCTGTTGGTCGGCAATGAAGGAAGCGGTGTGAATCCGGAATTTTTGAAAGAGGCGGATGAGATTGTTAAAATTCCGCTGTACGGCCAAGCAGAATCCTTAAACGTGGCGGTTGCTACTGGAATTTTATTATATACCGTTGGCAGACGGTAA
- the pheT gene encoding phenylalanine--tRNA ligase subunit beta, with product MLVSTKWLNEYVNIEGIAVEELAEKITRSGIEVDSIMDRSHGMTNVVVGYVKECVKHPEADKLKICQVDVGEETTQIICGAPNVAEGQKVIVARPGAVLPGGLKIKKAKLRGEESNGMICSLQELAIEGKLVPKAYAEGIYVLPSDAVPGEDALPLLGLDDQVLEFDLTPNRSDSLSMLGVAYEVGAILSQGIQLPEVSYKESAEKASDYLKLRVDAAKENPMYVAKVVKNVKIAESPLWLQNRLMATGVRPHNNVVDITNLVLMEYGQPLHAFDYDRLGTGEIVVRLAEEDEKITTLDDAERTLNSHNLVITNGKEPVALAGVMGGANSEVHDGTTTVVIESAYFAPASVRHTSKEVGLRSDASARFEKGVDPNRVAAAAERAAQLMAELAGGEVLAGSVVFDKLDKTAAQITVSPDYINNRLGMKISLEEMLSILERLQIPTDAINGQLVIDAPTRRQDLKIEEDIIEEIARMYGYDEIPKTLPVSESTPGGLTPYQAKRRIVRRFLEGAGLYQALTYSLTSKEQAQAYALETAPVTELLMPMSEERSTLRQSLIPHLLEAATYNVARRNDSVALYETGSVFLGEEEDGLPQEVEHVAAVVTGKWVDHAWQGETKPVDFFVMKGIVEGMMDSLGLVEGLSFEQVALVGMHPGRTANILFNGERIGMLGQVHPTEQKKRDLKETYVMEMNLAQILSIETDDLVYVPVPRFPSISRDIALVVASETTAGTLEAVIRKAGGKLLKDVKLFDLYEGKNVEEGMKSLAFSLTYADPERTLTDEEVVKAHEKVLNALTEAGASLRG from the coding sequence ATGTTAGTATCTACAAAATGGTTGAATGAGTATGTGAACATTGAGGGAATTGCGGTTGAGGAATTGGCCGAAAAAATCACGCGCTCCGGAATTGAAGTCGATTCCATCATGGATCGCTCCCATGGCATGACGAACGTCGTTGTCGGCTATGTAAAAGAATGTGTGAAACATCCAGAAGCGGATAAATTAAAAATTTGCCAAGTGGATGTCGGAGAAGAAACGACCCAAATTATCTGCGGTGCGCCAAACGTTGCGGAAGGGCAGAAAGTCATCGTTGCCCGTCCAGGAGCCGTCCTTCCGGGAGGCTTGAAAATCAAGAAGGCGAAACTGCGCGGGGAAGAATCTAACGGCATGATCTGTTCCCTACAAGAATTGGCAATCGAAGGGAAGTTGGTGCCGAAAGCGTATGCGGAGGGTATCTATGTCTTGCCATCTGATGCGGTGCCAGGAGAGGATGCTCTCCCATTGTTAGGCTTGGATGATCAAGTGCTCGAGTTCGATCTGACGCCGAACCGTTCGGATTCACTCAGCATGTTGGGTGTCGCGTATGAAGTCGGAGCAATTTTATCCCAAGGCATCCAATTGCCGGAGGTTTCCTACAAGGAATCTGCGGAAAAGGCATCGGATTATTTAAAGCTTCGCGTTGATGCGGCGAAAGAGAATCCGATGTACGTGGCGAAAGTCGTGAAAAATGTAAAGATTGCCGAGTCGCCATTATGGCTCCAAAACCGTTTGATGGCTACCGGAGTACGTCCGCATAATAATGTGGTCGATATCACAAACCTTGTCTTGATGGAGTACGGCCAACCGCTTCACGCTTTTGATTACGACCGTCTGGGCACGGGGGAGATCGTTGTCCGTCTTGCAGAAGAAGATGAAAAGATAACGACGTTGGATGACGCGGAACGCACATTAAATAGCCATAATCTGGTCATCACGAACGGCAAAGAACCAGTTGCCTTAGCCGGAGTCATGGGCGGCGCCAATTCCGAAGTGCATGATGGAACGACAACCGTAGTGATCGAATCCGCATATTTCGCACCTGCCTCCGTCCGCCATACATCGAAAGAAGTCGGCCTGCGAAGCGATGCGAGTGCTCGTTTTGAAAAGGGAGTCGACCCGAACCGTGTGGCAGCTGCGGCAGAACGCGCGGCACAACTGATGGCGGAACTCGCGGGCGGAGAAGTTTTAGCCGGTTCTGTCGTATTTGACAAGCTGGATAAGACAGCTGCGCAAATTACCGTTTCACCGGATTATATTAACAACCGCCTTGGAATGAAAATTTCCTTGGAAGAAATGCTTTCGATATTGGAGAGGCTGCAAATTCCTACCGATGCTATCAATGGCCAATTGGTCATCGACGCGCCGACACGCCGTCAAGATTTGAAAATCGAGGAAGACATCATCGAAGAAATTGCCCGCATGTATGGCTACGATGAAATTCCAAAGACGCTTCCAGTGTCGGAATCGACTCCTGGCGGCTTGACACCGTATCAGGCGAAACGCCGGATCGTCCGCCGTTTCTTGGAAGGGGCTGGATTGTATCAAGCGTTGACCTATTCGCTGACTTCAAAGGAGCAAGCGCAAGCCTACGCATTGGAAACTGCACCGGTCACTGAATTGCTCATGCCGATGAGCGAAGAGCGGAGCACGCTTCGTCAAAGCCTGATCCCGCATCTATTGGAAGCTGCAACGTATAATGTAGCGCGCCGGAACGACTCGGTCGCTCTATATGAAACAGGTTCCGTCTTCCTAGGGGAAGAAGAGGACGGACTGCCGCAAGAGGTGGAACATGTCGCGGCTGTCGTAACAGGAAAATGGGTCGACCACGCTTGGCAAGGGGAAACAAAACCCGTTGATTTCTTCGTCATGAAAGGCATCGTTGAAGGGATGATGGATAGTCTCGGATTAGTAGAGGGGCTTTCATTCGAACAGGTTGCTCTGGTAGGGATGCACCCGGGACGTACCGCCAATATCCTGTTCAACGGAGAACGGATCGGCATGCTCGGGCAAGTTCACCCGACCGAGCAGAAGAAACGGGATTTAAAAGAGACCTATGTCATGGAAATGAACTTGGCGCAAATCCTATCCATCGAGACGGATGATTTAGTTTATGTACCGGTTCCGCGGTTCCCGTCCATCTCAAGGGACATCGCCCTTGTCGTGGCAAGTGAAACGACAGCTGGAACGCTTGAAGCCGTCATCCGGAAAGCAGGCGGCAAGTTGCTAAAAGACGTGAAACTCTTCGACTTGTATGAAGGGAAAAACGTCGAAGAAGGCATGAAGTCATTAGCCTTCTCGCTGACGTATGCAGATCCGGAACGGACACTGACGGATGAAGAAGTCGTCAAAGCACATGAAAAAGTATTGAACGCCTTGACCGAAGCCGGCGCTTCGCTACGAGGATGA
- a CDS encoding TetR/AcrR family transcriptional regulator — protein sequence MNGTDTGEYIVETSIKNPERVEKRRAEIIDAAVKIFSKKGYHPTTTKEIADAAGMNVATMFQYVKNKQDILYLVCCHIHSLIEQALYAATEENLDPMKAIEKDVTALYEIIDHVSDYVVLMYQETASLDKEARRSFLQREQRLCDHLEKQIQRGIKSGVFKVSQESIPLIADDILVQSQMWAFRRWSLSKKFTKEKYIETRIKLLEALLT from the coding sequence ATGAACGGAACAGACACAGGGGAATACATCGTAGAGACTTCCATCAAAAATCCGGAACGGGTTGAGAAGAGAAGAGCTGAAATTATCGATGCAGCTGTAAAGATTTTTTCAAAAAAGGGTTATCATCCAACAACAACGAAGGAAATAGCGGATGCTGCCGGGATGAATGTGGCGACAATGTTTCAATATGTAAAAAACAAGCAGGATATTTTGTATCTTGTGTGCTGCCATATTCATTCATTGATTGAACAAGCTTTATATGCCGCTACAGAAGAGAACCTTGATCCTATGAAAGCGATTGAGAAAGACGTTACCGCTCTGTATGAGATTATTGATCACGTTTCGGATTATGTCGTCTTGATGTATCAAGAAACAGCATCCTTAGATAAAGAGGCAAGAAGATCGTTCCTTCAAAGAGAACAAAGGCTTTGTGATCATCTTGAAAAACAAATTCAAAGGGGAATCAAATCAGGTGTTTTCAAGGTTTCACAGGAATCAATACCTTTAATAGCAGATGATATTCTCGTCCAATCACAAATGTGGGCCTTCAGAAGATGGTCATTATCAAAAAAATTTACCAAAGAAAAATATATAGAGACGAGAATCAAACTACTAGAAGCTCTTTTAACGTAA
- a CDS encoding 4-hydroxyphenylacetate 3-hydroxylase family protein, which yields MMKLMNGMEYVESLREYNPDIQVKGKKVTSVADEPLFKPGINAVAVTYELAHVEKHKDIMLATLPDGTEVNRMNALDFSKDDLIKKLEATRLICKWTGCGQRYLMHDALGALAEITAMMDADKKTDYFPVLQGYLDHVQKYDLTCGTAVTDPKGDRSKRPHQQENPDLYVRVVEKNHKGIVVRGAKANITGAPYMHEFIVLPTRAMTKEDVEYAVSFAVPVDAPGLKMIAKPAGRPDDAEAPFSSNYGQSTALVIFNDVFVPWDRVFLCGEWEYTGKLAEAFANHHRQSCIGARAGLGDMIIGASALMSEYNGAPHTEVSHIRRSMGELIRITEGFYATGVAAAVYGHETVAGNYVPDSVQSNIGKWMLAEQVYDIFRIAHEISGGIVVTAPTAEDMALPESGDLINHYLGGKHGVTANERIQMARFIEDLTASKEGGFYSVISLHGGGSPEAMRMSTVRNYNFETQKEHILHKLKCFAKLEGTCKECVTCVNDELCEQEI from the coding sequence ATGATGAAACTAATGAATGGAATGGAGTATGTTGAAAGTTTAAGAGAGTATAATCCTGACATACAGGTGAAGGGAAAAAAGGTGACAAGCGTAGCGGATGAGCCATTATTCAAACCGGGAATTAATGCGGTAGCCGTAACGTATGAGTTGGCGCATGTCGAGAAACACAAAGATATCATGCTTGCAACGTTACCGGATGGAACAGAGGTTAACCGTATGAATGCACTGGATTTTAGCAAAGATGATTTAATCAAAAAACTGGAAGCGACACGATTAATCTGTAAATGGACAGGATGCGGACAGCGGTATCTTATGCATGACGCCCTAGGTGCACTAGCTGAAATTACCGCGATGATGGATGCGGACAAGAAAACGGATTATTTTCCTGTTTTACAAGGTTATCTTGATCATGTTCAAAAATATGATTTAACTTGTGGAACGGCTGTTACAGATCCAAAAGGAGACCGTAGCAAACGGCCTCATCAGCAAGAAAATCCGGATTTATATGTACGCGTTGTCGAAAAAAATCATAAAGGTATTGTCGTGAGGGGGGCAAAAGCGAACATCACTGGGGCGCCTTATATGCATGAATTTATCGTACTACCAACCCGTGCTATGACAAAAGAAGATGTGGAGTATGCCGTATCTTTTGCTGTACCTGTTGATGCACCGGGGTTGAAAATGATTGCTAAACCAGCGGGAAGACCAGATGACGCAGAAGCACCATTTAGTTCAAATTACGGTCAATCAACGGCACTTGTTATTTTTAATGATGTGTTCGTTCCATGGGATAGAGTTTTCTTATGCGGCGAATGGGAATACACTGGTAAATTAGCGGAAGCCTTCGCAAATCATCATCGTCAATCTTGTATTGGAGCTCGTGCTGGACTGGGAGATATGATTATTGGCGCTTCTGCGTTAATGTCAGAGTATAATGGTGCACCCCATACTGAAGTCAGCCACATTCGTCGAAGCATGGGCGAACTGATTCGCATTACGGAAGGATTTTATGCAACGGGGGTAGCGGCTGCTGTTTATGGTCATGAAACGGTGGCGGGAAATTATGTACCCGACTCGGTTCAATCCAATATCGGTAAATGGATGTTAGCTGAACAAGTGTATGATATTTTCAGAATCGCACATGAGATCAGTGGCGGAATCGTCGTGACAGCACCAACTGCTGAGGATATGGCGCTGCCAGAGTCGGGCGATTTAATTAACCACTATTTAGGTGGAAAGCACGGAGTTACAGCAAATGAACGGATTCAAATGGCACGCTTCATTGAAGATTTAACGGCCTCTAAAGAAGGTGGATTCTATTCTGTTATCAGTCTTCATGGCGGGGGCTCCCCAGAGGCGATGCGCATGTCTACCGTCCGCAATTATAATTTTGAGACGCAAAAGGAGCATATTCTTCATAAGTTGAAGTGTTTTGCAAAGTTGGAAGGAACGTGTAAAGAATGCGTTACCTGTGTAAATGACGAGCTTTGTGAACAGGAAATTTGA
- the pheS gene encoding phenylalanine--tRNA ligase subunit alpha translates to MEQQLNELKEQALAKINEATTPKELNDVRVAYLGKKGPITDLLKGMGKLPAKERPKMGALVNVVRETVTEVLEERMVVLEEQAINEQLAKEAIDITLPGRPIRTGNHHPLTRVVEEIEDFFISMGYEIAEGPEVEKDYYNFEALNLPKGHPARDMQDSFYISEEVLLRTHTSPVQARTMEAKEGAAIKIICPGKVYRRDNDDATHSHQFTQIEGLVVGENIRMSDLKGTLDLFAKKMFGADREIRLRPSFFPFTEPSVEMDISCFKCGGAGCNVCKKTGWIEILGAGMVHPNVLKMAGYDPTVVSGFAFGMGPERIAMLKYGVEDIRHFYTNDVRFVSQFHRTEA, encoded by the coding sequence ATGGAACAACAATTGAATGAATTGAAAGAACAGGCGCTCGCGAAAATCAACGAAGCGACGACTCCGAAAGAATTGAATGACGTTCGTGTCGCGTATCTTGGGAAGAAAGGGCCGATCACCGACCTGTTGAAAGGGATGGGGAAATTGCCTGCCAAGGAACGCCCGAAAATGGGAGCGTTGGTCAATGTCGTACGGGAAACCGTTACCGAGGTTTTGGAAGAGCGAATGGTGGTCCTCGAGGAGCAGGCGATCAATGAGCAGCTGGCGAAAGAAGCGATCGATATCACTTTGCCCGGCCGGCCGATCCGAACCGGAAATCACCACCCGCTCACTCGGGTTGTGGAGGAAATCGAAGACTTTTTCATCAGTATGGGCTATGAAATCGCTGAGGGCCCCGAAGTGGAAAAAGATTATTATAACTTCGAGGCATTGAATTTGCCGAAAGGGCATCCAGCTCGGGATATGCAGGATTCATTCTATATTTCCGAAGAAGTCTTACTTCGCACGCATACTTCGCCAGTTCAAGCGCGGACGATGGAGGCGAAAGAAGGTGCTGCTATTAAAATTATCTGCCCAGGGAAAGTGTATCGCCGCGATAATGATGACGCGACACATTCACATCAATTCACGCAAATCGAAGGCTTGGTCGTTGGTGAGAATATCCGCATGAGCGATTTGAAAGGGACACTGGATTTATTTGCAAAGAAAATGTTCGGTGCCGATCGGGAAATCCGTCTGCGTCCAAGTTTCTTCCCGTTCACGGAGCCGTCTGTTGAAATGGACATTTCCTGCTTCAAATGTGGCGGAGCCGGTTGTAACGTATGTAAAAAAACAGGCTGGATTGAGATTCTTGGTGCCGGAATGGTACACCCGAATGTGTTGAAAATGGCAGGTTATGACCCGACTGTCGTTTCGGGGTTTGCATTCGGAATGGGGCCTGAGCGGATTGCAATGTTGAAATATGGTGTGGAAGATATCCGTCATTTCTATACGAATGACGTGCGGTTCGTTTCGCAATTCCACCGGACGGAAGCGTAA
- a CDS encoding hydrolase encodes MLSKENTVFVLVDVQGKLAKIVQDSEKMILGLKNLIQGLRILEIPIVWLEQYPEGLGPTNEELIEHLHGLEPIRKITFDACKNPDFIEAMEMTGRKQVLVAGIETHICVFQTATGLMELGYEVQVVADAVSSRTTLNKEIGLEKMKSLGIHWTSVEMSLYELMETAEGEQFKQILKLLK; translated from the coding sequence ATGCTGAGCAAAGAAAACACGGTTTTTGTCCTAGTTGATGTACAGGGAAAATTAGCAAAGATTGTACAAGACAGTGAAAAGATGATACTAGGTCTTAAAAACCTAATTCAAGGGCTGCGTATATTAGAAATTCCAATTGTCTGGCTCGAACAGTATCCAGAAGGCTTGGGGCCGACGAATGAGGAATTAATTGAGCATTTGCATGGATTAGAACCAATTCGCAAAATCACTTTTGATGCTTGTAAAAATCCTGATTTTATTGAGGCGATGGAAATGACAGGAAGGAAGCAGGTACTAGTTGCGGGAATTGAAACGCATATTTGTGTTTTTCAAACGGCTACGGGCTTAATGGAGTTGGGATATGAGGTACAAGTTGTGGCCGACGCTGTTTCTTCCCGTACCACTTTAAATAAAGAGATCGGGCTTGAAAAAATGAAATCATTAGGCATTCACTGGACTAGTGTCGAGATGTCGTTGTATGAACTCATGGAAACAGCGGAAGGTGAGCAGTTTAAACAAATTTTAAAATTACTTAAGTAA